A section of the Drosophila sechellia strain sech25 chromosome 3L, ASM438219v1, whole genome shotgun sequence genome encodes:
- the LOC6611034 gene encoding serine protease nudel, whose protein sequence is MNYNMDEMEATRLLRHPRRWWNIGYGKRIVAFSILVIIVLLFSLIYHGLVVEKIDQVQQIAALNARHQVLINQPFEEDQSALIVSPQTLHFKLLDEEMNKDMEDSKNRRRKHMRQMLVKFRLNKKHRLRRDLHGLDLLDPVRMEANLQHLYTKLRSKRAREALSQLEHEFVRCKKHAPQDCMSAFLRMYKMAKEVTEKMEKMKAIMREQQPKLESSSMESHEQKDTFSPADLIQMTTAETTTAVVNATEKPARTKIKPSRISWIIDGHDHDESPVYTDGAPKKETTKAPGNTTQLVEITTTKIDSTATERMTVESTTEKISWILDHFDKPQEILRTTEGPGQRIIRNVTTTSTSSDPILDTETTNSDHVPTTENGLLLNITTDGPVETRNTTAQRKLSFDWILDREESVEPEVKSTNTTTTTTATTTTTVPTLETIIVTTELPKITFDWIIDGREVVEPQETTTEVTGTTAGLRKMPFDWIIDGEEVLEPKENVTSTTIATTVAVSTTEINESLHNFTAYPTKPKPVKFDWIIDGGESSAEVSSSSTSQPKLTTREAISNPESPRSSHPLDNPTSIENMLESFEQHEEQKPILRVLNGSESSSETVTDGYQRQLWLKKFEDQARPNQNELIDTFGTALDAKALDKMGPKINPLNGHTWNAADAQILSLCERVALRMRNKVASMSDGETKEKGETFTASPSVQFTSRAPGGFPVSGETMKASAQFMFNPNFGMPSIPVCFYMTPANFRMPMWSNTPTFMGMQGAHFGGSSNPGGGIFFVPQQFGPSGNFFGGSGGSGAGGQGANIFSKNASPQKPTNGQQQQVYCSYMQNQSGQGAGQSQTSNQQQQGGQTAFSNANFKMRHANQTSTANQQGQIIYASYAGLPQQPIQERSRCPEPDQFSCFGQQECIPAARWCDNVVDCSDGSDESACTCAGRVDEDRLCDGYEDCPMGEDELGCFGCESLAYSCYENPEDFAKRNRSTISMCYSRLERCDGFMNCLNGRDEEHCSMLVNDVADHMSHGASASEGYLYHNYRGDWHPVCNNGEKWAALACQMDDNSRMDHSASLNVSFQTLTLPGPFIEPSLHAGVHFAQACHGRNSHDSIVDHVAYVKCPPMQCGLPSKSSMLEHSKRVKRAISDSKEIVGDGRIVGGSYTSALQWPFVVAIYRNGKFHCGGTIYSDRWIISAAHCVINFGKYFYEVRAGLLRRSSYSPATQIQPVSHVVVHQAYERRSMRNDLSLLRLLNPLQFNRWVKPICLPDKGRTTVGDDWIWGPVEHTLCTVVGWGAIREKGPSSDPLRQVIVPIRKKCTDPEDQASEDICAGDPDGGRDACQGDSGGPLFCRSVSNTDEFYLAGVVSHGNGCARPQEFGVYTRVTLYLDWLEMATTPRLLPKLQPLQLCPGFICVWGGKRCIAKQQRCDRNVDCLGGEDEVGCTYNFLPDMVGGVRLNISTTTESDYHPLKENKEKSKMREVIPIEDEDLKTEQDEKELLESTTSLEQIETTQGPIDLSLNEQITSTASDDLSITDETTGTDFTVSGSATSPSTFLTTTTNPSTWLPSTNIETSTFAFTTIESEASTAQTTLPTAVAQTTTMPTSTEDLKKLTDLVTEFMESTTFETPMEVRTTTLSLTTTDAPNLVTTERVKETTTTEDTTTISSIVTLTTTPLATISTTIPTTEKPAAVTTLAPTTTTESAKTTTTHSSSTHSQKDQIQIPHKFVCKKMSQIVDIMMRCDRKVDCEDGTDELDCTCKDYMKGSLKGLICDGKADCEDLTDEEDCVECQSNEFRCPLSKTCLPLSKRCDNQVDCKFKEDEKDCFALTNGHDVHFDVHQQPKFSSSGIFSRNGHGVWRVVCAHETGYHEHQAKTADAVCALLGFNGAHYFNSSEFVSQQEMQPITPELKGGRNRMAAQIHSMVGDNVQFTENEVIIPELGPPSASRPEMDRLLPRKCVGIYVECNPYSNKTTPLKTFSAGQAVKKTQIEQVPVLSPTIETHNTPNVHFKPQIPAMVVNKKDEILDRLDKLIKSKKNKTILVNEQLHEAIEELHWPWLADVYMNGDLWCIGVLIDKHWVMVHESCLSGIDLETHYVSVLLGGGKTKRSAHRSNHEQIRRVDCFEGVPKSNVLLLHLERPVRFTHHVLPTFLPDSSHQNQSYARQCISVLHDDATGRIKTVAIARMHNATDCDSCYKLQEKQPPANLMRLLNVSAEDMASISEEVELINGVAPTELPAITKFTSCNQFGLKNVSDAHHNPSDQGVLVCRDSHTGWFPTALFNYNNSDCQSFKQPFGIRTLELVYKSLQDIIEKPSCKMLLPAPECSTHRCLLGTCLPQAAMCNGRSDCHDGSDEEETKCRQQKQQCAPGEMKCRTSFKCVPKSKFCDHVPDCEDMTDEPTICSCFTYLQATDPSKICDGKRNCWDKSDESSVLCNCTADHFQCSSSPEDCIPRDFVCDKEKDCPNGEDERYCFGIEHPLHLQKKDFWSNSQHTQPEIAPQYGQVIEQTYGIWHTKCFPKSKPPQVDEVREICKKLGYNPYRQPSYRLIDDEENKPVHTYELADRQGRSFSNESLMGKYRDSTKALIISKFSPLQLNERLTLFLKSSRPIAELVRWNATDSSMCYRLEIRCA, encoded by the exons ATGAATTACAACATGGATG AGATGGAGGCCACCAGGCTGCTTCGGCATCCGCGTCGTTGGTGGAACATTGGATACGGCAAACGGATTGTGGCCTTCTCGATTCTGGTAATCATCGTGCTGCTATTTTCGCTGATTTACCATGGTCTAGTGGTGGAGAAAATTG ATCAAGTGCAGCAGATTGCAGCGCTGAATGCCAGGCACCAAGTGCTTATCAACCAGCCCTTTGAGGAGGATCAATCTGCCCTGATTGTGAGCCCTCAAACCTTGCACTTCAAATTGCTCGACGAAGAGATGAACAAGGATATGGAGGATAGCAAAAACCGGAGAAGAAAGCATATGAGGCAAATGCTGGTTAAGTTCCGGTTGAACAAGAAACACCGCCTGCGTCGTGACTTGCATGGGTTGGATCTGTTGGATCCTGTTCGGATGGAGGCCAATCTGCAGCACCTGTACACCAAGCTGCGAAGCAAAAGAGCAAGAGAAGCCCTGAGCCAACTGGAACATGAGTTTGTGCGTTGCAAGAAGCATGCTCCGCAGGATTGCATGTCCGCCTTTTTGCGCATGTACAAAATGGCAAAGGAGGTGACCGAGAAAATGGAGAAGATGAAGGCCATTATGCGGGAGCAGCAGCCGAAATTGGAATCAAGCAGCATGGAGTCCCATGAACAGAAGGATACTTTTTCACCGGCCGATCTGATTCAGATGACAACTGCAGAGACCACAACGGCTGTGGTAAATGCCACTGAAAAGCCAGCGAGGACTAAGATTAAACCTTCAAGGATCAGCTGGATCATCGATGGGCACGATCATGACGAGAGTCCAGTTTATACAGATGGTGCACCCAAGAAGGAAACAACTAAGGCACCTGGGAACACCACTCAATTGGTCGAAATTACAACCACAAAAATAGATTCAACCGCTACCGAAAGAATGACTGTGGAGAGCACTACAGAGAAGATCAGCTGGATACTGGATCACTTTGACAAGCCCCAAGAGATTTTGCGTACAACTGAGGGACCAGGGCAGCGAATTATTAGAAATGTAACCACCACATCGACATCCTCCGATCCAATACTTGACACAGAAACCACTAACAGTGATCACGTGCCCACCACGGAAAACGGATTACTATTGAATATCACTACCGATGGACCAGTGGAAACCAGGAACACCACTGCTCAGAGAAAATTGTCTTTCGATTGGATACTGGACCGAGAGGAAAGTGTAGAGCCTGAAGTAAAGTCCACCAACACTACTACGACAACAACTGCGACGACCACGACGACAGTTCCAACTTTGGAAACCATCATTGTCACCACAGAGCTGCCGAAAATAACTTTCGATTGGATTATTGACGGCAGGGAAGTGGTAGAGCCGCAGGAAACAACTACTGAAGTCACTGGAACCACAGCCGGACTACGTAAGATGCCATTCGATTGGATAATTGACGGAGAAGAAGTTTTGGAGCCTAAGGAGAATGTCACTAGCACAACCATTGCGACAACTGTGGCAGTCAGCACAACCGAAATCAACGAGAGTCTTCATAATTTCACTGCCTATCCCACCAAGCCGAAACCGGTCAAGTTTGACTGGATCATCGATGGAGGAGAGTCCAGTGCTGAGGTAAGCAGTAGCTCCACAAGCCAACCGAAGTTGACTACTAGGGAGGCGATCAGCAATCCAGAATCACCACGATCCTCGCATCCGCTGGACAACCCTACCAGCATCGAAAACATGCTGGAGAGCTTTGAGCAACACGAAGAGCAGAAACCCATTCTCAGGGTCCTAAACGGAAGTGAATCCTCCTCAGAAACCGTGACGGATGGCTACCAGCGGCAGCTGTGGCTGAAGAAGTTTGAGGATCAGGCAAGGCCAAATCAAAACGAACTCATAGATACTTTTGGAACCGCTTTAGATGCCAAAGCCCTAGACAAAATGGGACCCAAAATTAATCCACTTAACGGACACACTTGGAATG CTGCCGACGCCCAAATTCTTAGTCTTTGCGAACGAGTGGCTCTGCGGATGCGCAACAAAGTTGCCTCCATGTCAGACGGTGAGACGAAGGAGAAGGGTGAAACCTTTACGGCTTCACCCAGTGTACAGTTTACCAGTCGAGCTCCTGGCGGATTTCCGGTGTCAGGTGAAACTATGAAGGCCTCAGCGCAGTTTATGTTTAACCCCAACTTCGGAATGCCCAGCATTCCCGTTTGCTTCTACATGACGCCTGCCAATTTCCGTATGCCCATGTGGTCGAATACGCCCACATTTATGGGCATGCAGGGTGCACACTTTGGAGGCTCATCGAACCCTGGCGGCGGTATATTTTTTGTGCCTCAGCAGTTTGGACCGAGCGGAAACTTTTTCGGAGGAAGTGGCGGATCCGGAGCCGGCGGACAGGGTGCCAATATCTTCTCGAAGAACGCCTCACCACAGAAACCGACAAacgggcagcagcagcaggtctACTGCAGCTACATGCAGAATCAATCGGGTCAGGGAGCAGGACAATCGCAGACAtccaatcagcagcagcagggtGGACAGACGGCTTTCTCCAATGCCAACTTCAAGATGCGTCATGCCAATCAGACAAGCACCGCCAATCAGCAGGGACAGATCATCTACGCCAGCTATGCAGGATTGCCACAACAACCCATACAGGAGCGATCCAGGTGCCCAGAGCCCGATCAGTTTTCCTGCTTTGGTCAACAGGAGTGCATTCCTGCCGCGAGATGGTGTGATAATGTGGTGGATTGTTCGGATGGCAGCGATGAGTCCGCCTGCACCTGTGCAGGTCGCGTGGATGAAGATCGTCTGTGCGATGGTTACGAAGATTGCCCTATGGGCGAGGACGAACTGGGATGCTTTGGCTGCGAATCGTTGGCTTACTCCTGCTATGAAAACCCAGAGGACTTTGCCAAACGCAATCGATCTACTATTTCAATGTGCTACAGTCGACTGGAGCGCTGCGATGGATTTATGAACTGCCTGAATGGACGCGATGAGGAGCACTGCAGCATGTTGGTCAACGATGTGGCGGATCATATG TCCCACGGTGCATCTGCTTCTGAAGGCTACCTCTACCACAATTATCGCGGGGACTGGCATCCTGTGTGCAACAATGGTGAAAAGTGGGCGGCTTTAGCCTGCCAGATGGATGACAACAGCCGGATGGATCACTCAGCTTCGTTGAATGTCAGTTTCCAAACCCTAACTTTGCCTGGTCCTTTTATTGAGCCCTCGCTGCATGCTGGAGTCCACTTTGCTCAGGCCTGTCATGGACGCAATAGCCACGATTCCATAGTAGATCATGTGGCCTATGTCAAGTGCCCCCCGATGCAGTGCGGCCTGCCCTCTAAATCATCTATGTTGGAACACTCGAAGAGAGTAAAAAGAGCGATATCGGATTCAAAGGAAATCGTTGGCGATGGCCGAATTGTTGGTGGAAGTTATACAAGTGCACTCCAATggccatttgttgttgctatcTATAGGAATGGAAAGTTCCATTGTGGTGGAACCATTTATTCTGATCGTTGG ATCATCAGCGCTGCCCACTGTGTCATCAACTTTGGAAAGTACTTCTATGAAGTGCGTGCTGGTCTCCTACGTCGCTCAAGCTACTCACCCGCAACTCAGATCCAGCCCGTCTCCCATGTGGTCGTCCACCAAGCCTACGAAAGGAGAAGTATGCGCAACGATCTCTCTCTGCTTCGCCTGCTGAATCCGCTGCAGTTCAATCGATGGGTGAAACCTATTTGCTTACCCGACAAGGGAAGAACTACAGTAGGCGACGATTGGATCTGGGGACCCGTGGAACACACTCTATGCACGGTGGTTGGTTGGGGAGCCATTAGAGAGAAGGGTCCAAGCA GTGATCCCCTGCGCCAAGTTATCGTGCCAATTCGTAAGAAATGCACCGATCCAGAAGATCAGGCTTCAGAAGACATTTGTGCTGGCGATCCAGATGGTGGTCGCGATGCCTGCCAGGGTGATTCGGGTGGACCCCTCTTCTGCCGCAGCGTCTCTAACACAGATGAATTTTATCTGGCCGGAGTAGTAAGTCACGGCAATGGCTGTGCTCGTCCTCAGGAGTTTGGAGTCTACACGAGGGTCACTCTCTACCTAGACTGGCTGGAAATGGCTACTACTCCACGACTTTTGCCCAAACTTCAGCCGCTTCAACTGTGTCCAGGATTTATATGCGTGTGGGGCGGTAAGCGGTGTATTGCTAAACAACAGCGCTGCGATCGCAACGTTGATTGTTTGGGTGGCGAGGATGAGGTGGGATGCACCTACAACTTTTTGCCAGATATGGTGGGGGGCGTTCGACTGAATATCAGCACCACAACTGAGAGTGACTATCATCCATTGAAGGAGAACAAGGAAAAGAGTAAAATGCGGGAGGTTATTCCCATTGAAGATGAAGATTTAAAGACTGAACAAGACGAGAAAGAGTTGTTGGAAAGCACAACATCTTTGGAACAAATTGAAACAACACAGGGTCCAATAGATTTATCTTTAAATGAACAAATCACCTCAACTGCCTCAGATGATTTATCAATAACAGATGAAACCACGGGCACAGATTTTACAGTGAGTGGTTCAGCCACTAGCCCTTCCACTTTTttgacgacgacgacaaatCCTTCAACTTGGTTGCCATCTACAAATATTGAAACATCAACATTTGCATTTACTACAATTGAATCTGAAGCATCAACCGCACAAACAACATTACCAACTGCTGTTGCTCAAACTACAACAATGCCCACTTCAACTGAAGACCTAAAGAAGCTCACAGATTTGGTCACTGAATTTATGGAGAGTACGACTTTTGAGACCCCGATGGAAGTGAGGACGACTACTTTATCTCTAACCACAACAGACGCTCCAAATTTAGTAACAACAGAGAGAGTGAAGGAAACAACAACCACAGAAGACACAACCACAATTAGCAGTATCGTTACCCTTACCACTACGCCCTTAGCCACAATTTCTACTACCATTCCAACCACTGAAAAGCCTGCAGCTGTAACCACATTAGCACCAACTACTACTACAGAATCCGCCAAGACGACAACAACGCATAGTAGCAGCACTCATTCTCAAAAGGATCAAATACAAATTCCTCATAAATTTGTGTGCAAAAA GATGTCGCAAATTGTGGATATTATGATGCGTTGTGATCGGAAAGTGGACTGCGAGGATGGAACTGATGAACTGGACTGCACATGCAAAGATTACATGAAGGGATCTCTGAAGGGACTCATTTGCGATGGCAAGGCAGATTGCGAGGACCTCACGGATGAAGAGGACTGTG TGGAATGTCAATCAAACGAATTCCGTTGCCCGCTGTCTAAGACTTGTTTGCCGTTAAGCAAACGCTGCGATAATCAAGTGGATTGCAAGTTTAAGGAAGATGAAAAGGATTgct TTGCTTTGACCAATGGCCACGATGTGCACTTTGATGTGCATCAGCAGCCCAAGTTCAGCAGTAGCGGAATATTCTCCAGAAACGGCCATGGCGTGTGGCGGGTAGTCTGTGCTCATGAGACTGGCTATCACGAGCACCAGGCCAAAACAGCAGATGCGGTGTGTGCTCTCCTTGGTTTCAATGGAGCTCACTACTTCAACAGCTCGGAGTTTGTGAGTCAGCAGGAAATGCAACCCATCACACCGGAGTTAAAAGGAGGCAGAAACCGCATGGCAGCTCAAATTCATTCCATGGTCGGTGACAATGTCCAATTTACTGAGAACGAGGTCATAATACCCGAACTGGGACCGCCATCCGCTTCAAGACCGGAGATGGATCGTCTGTTGCCCCGCAAGTGTGTGGGCATCTACGTGGAGTGCAATCCGTACTCCAACAAAACCACACCCCTAAAAACATTCAGCGCTGGGCAAGCTGTCAAGAAAACGCAAATTGAACAGGTTCCTGTCCTGTCGCCCACCATCGAGACGCACAACACTCCCAATGTGCATTTTAAGCCGCAAATTCCGGCGAtggttgtaaataaaaaagatgAAATTTTGGATCGTCTGGACAAACTCATCAAGagtaagaaaaacaaaaccatacTGGTTAATGAGCAGCTCCATGAAGCCATAGAGGAGCTGCACTGGCCCTGGCTGGCAGATGTCTATATGAATGGCGATCTCTGGTGCATCGGAGTGCTGATTGACAAGCATTGGGTAATGGTCCACGAGAGCTGCCTGTCTGGCATTGACTTGGAGACTCACTACGTCAGCGTTTTGCTGGGCGGTGGCAAAACAAAGCGATCGGCCCACAGAAGCAATCACGAGCAGATTCGGCGTGTGGACTGCTTTGAGGGGGTGCCGAAGTCCAATGTGTTACTTTTGCATCTGGAGCGCCCTGTGCGGTTTACCCACCATGTGCTGCCTACCTTCCTGCCTGATAG TTCCCATCAAAATCAAAGCTATGCGAGGCAGTGCATCAGTGTACTTCATGACGATGCCACAGGACGCATTAAAACCGTAGCCATTGCCCGGATGCACAATGCCACCGATTGCGATTCCTGCTACAAGCTGCAGGAAAAGCAACCACCGGCTAATCTGATGCGCCTCTTAAATGTGAGTGCCGAGGATATGGCTTCCATTTCGGAGGAGGTGGAACTCATTAATGGTGTAGCTCCCACAGAGCTACCGGCCATTACCAAATTCACCAGCTGCAACCAGTTTGGGCTGAAAAATGTGAGCGATGCACATCACAATCCCAGCGATCAGGGTGTATTGGTCTGTCGGGACTCGCACACAGGATGGTTCCCAACGGCCTTGTTTAACTACAACAATTCCGATTGCCAAAGTTTTAAACAGCCATTTGGCATTAGAACGTTGGAACTGGTATACAAATCGCTGCAGGATATCATAG AAAAACCCAGCTGCAAAATGCTGCTACCAGCCCCGGAATGCTCCACCCATCGTTGCCTGCTGGGTACCTGTTTGCCGCAGGCTGCGATGTGCAACGGCCGCTCCGATTGTCATGATGGCAGCGATGAGGAGGAAACCAAATGCCgacagcagaagcagcaatgTGCCCCTGGCGAGATGAAGTGTCGGACCAGCTTCAAATGCGTGCCGAAAAGCAAGTTTTGTGACCACGTACCTGACTGTGAGGACATGACGGATGAGCCGACCATCTGCAGTTGTTTCACATATCTGCA AGCCACTGATCCGTCTAAGATATGCGATGGCAAGCGAAACTGCTGGGACAAAAGCGACGAGAGTTCAGTACTGTGTAACTGCACAGCGGATCACTTCCAGTGCAGTTC CTCCCCTGAAGATTGCATTCCTCGTGATTTTGTATGCGACAAAGAGAAGGATTGTCCCAATGGAGAAGATGAGCGGTATTGCTTTGGCATAGAGCACCCATTGCATCTGCAGAAGAAGGATTTCTGGTCCAATAGTCAGCACAC GCAACCGGAAATAGCTCCACAGTACGGTCAGGTTATCGAACAGACCTATGGCAtctggcatacaaaatgcttCCCGAAAAGTAAACCACCACAAGTGGATGAAGTGCGTGAAATATGCAAAAAGTTGGGCTACAATCCATATAGACAGCCTAGTTATCGATTGATTGACGATGAGGAGAACAAACCCGTGCACACCTACGAGTTGGCGGATAGGCAAGGACGAAGTTTTAGCAATGAGTCGCTGATGGGCAAGTATCGCGACTCAACAAAGGCGTTAATCATCAGCAAGTTCTCGCCTCTTCAACTGAATGAGCGCCTTACACTGTTCCTCAAGTCCAGCAGACCAATTGCCGAGCTGGTCAGGTGGAATGCCACCGATTCCAGCATGTGCTACAGACTGGAGATCCGATGTGCCTGA
- the LOC6611036 gene encoding small RNA degrading nuclease 5, translating into MMWTRTTIALRRIARSPSLNGKRSRMKEQMSAKQHERNEKKKKKLAALANLMELNDRDRLHEAELAKKRDAEVDVEEKSAAKAEDGDDGFILVGSKRKPRNRRQNAEQEADSQTVPGTSDPEEPVTKKTRNNDAGGDSLPLEIGTLSEDQYNQLSAELRRRKRELENVPALRLREMGQRASLETPQDARTPIFLTDIQNLLMCALIGQKSPCRPDRWCSVEKWLSLSHSVVVILEGLSLYHYLSNETHFEATNRIFSTKLEMMLPTQEEGQKIIDEIAKIPLTNVQARRLIDEHGSLESAVELNKDPTLFVKTIFPIESTKSEADDMHEDDKFPRTKLLLSALQMVDEGYPIPLQGELHTRFRNFKFTKDVYAPVTNRSPMFGVDCEMCHTEAGCNELTRISIVNENYETVYETLVLPNNRITDYLTQYSGITAEIMEQVTKRLNVVQKEVSELLPPDAILVGQSLNSDLNAMKMMHPYVIDTSVCFNTSGVRRRKTKLKDLARTFLQEIIQENIDGHDSIEDSRATLKLVKKKLANSIEFGDQILTQHKQLQELANASSGDTISNNLFAHVAKRDKRTAIVTVGELQPHLKEVIEKAGEAAPKDHSTSVRVHEVSTAKEAIRKVNEVALENALTIANLRVPEQDFLLDSAQRSVAKLDKTIDRLWKSVAHNGLFLVIMGGSTECSKGVAKIAIKRLNGSDQTMES; encoded by the exons ATGATGTGGACCAGGACGACAATCGCACTGCGCAGAATTGCCAGGTCGCCCAG CTTGAACGGTAAGCGCTCCAGGATGAAGGAACAAATGTCCGCCAAGCagcacgagcgcaacgaaaagaagaaaaagaagctggCGGCCCTGGCGAACCTGATGGAGCTCAACGATCGCGATCGATTGCACGAGGCagagttggccaaaaagcgCGATGCAGAGGTCGATGTGGAGGAGAAGTCAGCAGCAAAAGCGGAGGACGGGGACGACGGCTTCATCTTGGTGGGCAGCAAACGCAAACCTCGAAACCGTCGTCAAAACGCCGAGCAGGAGGCGGATTCACAGACTGTCCCCGGAACATCAGATCCTGAAGAGCCGGTTACCAAGAAAACCCGCAATAACGATGCTGGTGGCGATAGCCTGCCGCTGGAGATCGGCACGCTATCCGAGGATCAGTACAATCAGTTGTCGGCGGAGTTGAGACGTCGCAAACGGGAGCTGGAGAACGTACCGGCCCTGCGACTGCGTGAGATGGGTCAGCGCGCCTCCCTGGAGACTCCGCAAGATGCTCGCACGCCCATCTTTCTAACCGACATCCAGAACCTGTTAATGTGCGCACTCATTGGCCAGAAGAGCCCCTGCCGTCCGGATCGCTGGTGCAGCGTGGAGAAGTGGCTCAGTCTGTCGCACAGTGTGGTGGTCATTCTGGAGGGACTATCTCTCTACCACTATCTGTCTAACGAGACCCACTTTGAGGCCACCAACAGGATATTCAGCACGAAGCTGGAGATGATGCTTCCAACGCAGGAGGAGGGCCAGAAGATTATTGACGAGATTGCCAAG ATTCCTCTCACCAATGTGCAGGCACGCAGACTGATAGACGAGCACGGCTCCCTGGAGTCGGCTGTTGAGCTGAACAAAGATCCCACTTTGTTTGTAAAGACAATCTTTCCAATCGAAAGCACTAAATCTGAGGCGGATGACATGCATGAGGATGACAAGTTCCCACGCACTAAGCTCTTGCTGTCAGCCCTGCAAATGGTCGACGAGGGCTATCCTATTCCTTTGCAGGGCGAGCTACACACTCGTTTCCGAAACTTTAAGTTTACTAAGGATGTGTATGCGCCGGTAACCAATCGCAGTCCCATGTTCGGCGTAGATTGTGAAATGTGTCACACGGAGGCGGGTTGTAACGAGCTAACCCGAATCTCTATTGTCAACGAAAATTACGAGACCGTTTATGAAACGCTAGTGTTGCCAAATAACCGGATCACCGACTATCTGACCCAGTATTCGGGCATAACCGCAGAAATTATGGAGCAAGTGACCAAGAGGCTGAATGTTGTGCAAAAGGAAGTGTCCGAATTACTGCCTCCAGATGCCATCCTGGTGGGGCAGTCTCTAAACTCTGATTTGAACGCCATGAAAATGATGCACCCGTATGTAATTGACACCAGCGTGTGCTTTAACACATCTGGGGTGCGTCGACGCAAGACCAAGCTGAAGGACCTGGCCAGGACTTTTTTACAGGAAATTATCCAGGAGAACATCGATGGTCACGATTCCATTGAGGATTCGCGAGCCACGCTAAAGCTCGTCAAGAAGAAGTTGGCAAACAGCATCGAGTTCGGAGACCAGATCCTCACGCAGCACAAGCAATTGCAGGAGTTGGCGAACGCATCCAGCGGCGATACCATATCCAACAATCTGTTTGCACATGTGGCAAAGCGGGATAAGCGCACGGCCATTGTCacggtcggcgagctgcagccCCATCTAAAGGAGGTGATCGAAAAGGCGGGAGAGGCAGCGCCGAAGGATCACAGTACGTCGGTGCGTGTCCACGAGGTATCCACGGCCAAGGAGGCCATTCGTAAGGTCAATGAAGTTGCACTGGAAAATGCCTTGACAATTGCCAACCTCCGCGTGCCAGAGCAGGACTTTCTGTTGGACAGTGCACAGCGGAGTGTTGCCAAACTGGACAAGACCATCGATCGCCTGTGGAAGTCAGTTGCGCACAACGGACTCTTCCTCGTCATCATGGGCGGATCGACAGAGTGCTCTAAGGGCGTAGCCAAAATAGCCATCAAGCGACTAAACGGATCGGATCAGACTATGGAAAGTTAG
- the LOC6611035 gene encoding innexin inx4: MYAAVKPLSKYLQFKSVHIYDAIFTLHSKVTVALLLACTFLLSSKQYFGDPIQCFGDRDMDYVHAFCWIYGAYVSDNVTVTPLRNGAAQCRPDAVSKVVPPENRKYITYYQWVVLVLLLESFVFYMPAFLWKIWEGGRLKHLCDDFHKMAVCKDKSRTHLRVLVNYFSSDYKETHFRYFVSYVFCEILNLSISILNFLLLDVFFGGFWGRYRDALLSLYNGDYNQWNIITMAVFPKCAKCEMYKGGPSGSSNIYDYLCLLPLNILNEKIFAFLWIWFILVAMLIALKFLYRLATVLYPGMRLQLLRARARFMPKKHLQVALRNCSFGDWFVLMRVGNNISPELFRKLLEELYAAQSLIKKPPGADEI, from the exons ATGTACGCAGCTGTTAAGCCGCTCTCCAAGTATCTGCAGTTCAAGTCGGTGCACATCTACGATGCCATTTTCACGCTGCATTCCAAAGTCACGGTGGCCCTGCTTTTGGCCTGCACATTTTTGCTTTCCTCGAAACAATATTTCGGGGATCCCATCCAGTGTTTTGGGGACAGGGACATGGACTACGTGCACGCCTTTTGCTGGATCTACGGGGCCTATGTGAGCGACAATGTGACTGTGACGCCGCTAAGGAATGGCGCTGCACAGTGCCGGCCAG ATGCGGTTAGTAAGGTGGTTCCCCCGGAGAATCGCAAATACATCACCTACTATCAGTGGGTCGTGCTGGTACTGCTGCTCGAGTCGTTTGTGTTCTATATGCCAGCATTTCTCTGGAAGATTTGGGAGGGCGGTCGGCTGAAACATTTGTGCGATGATTTCCACAAGATGGCCGTTTGCAAGGACAAGAGCAGAACTCATTTGCGCGTACTAGTCAACTACTTCTCCAGCGACTACAAGGAGACCCACTTCCGCTACTTCGTTAGCTACGTCTTCTGCGAAATACTCAATTTGAGCATCAGT ATTCTAAACTTCCTTCTGTTGGACGTATTTTTCGGCGGCTTTTGGGGCCGCTACCGCGATGCCTTGCTGTCTCTTTACAATGGCGACTATAACCAGTGGAACATAATCACCATGGCAGTCTTTCCCAAGTGTGCCAAGTGCGAGATGTACAAGGGCGGCCCCAGCGGTTCTTCCAACATATACGACTACCTGTGCCTGCTGCCCCTGAATATACTGAACGAGAAAATCTTCGCCTTCCTGTGGATCTGGTTTATACTAGTGGCTATGCTCATTGCCCTCAAGTTTCTGTACCGCCTGGCCACCGTTTTGTATCCCGGAATGCGTCTGCAGTTGCTACGTGCCAGGGCACGTTTCATGCCCAAGAAGCACTTGCAGGTGGCACTGCGCAATTGCAGTTTCGGCGACTGGTTCGTGCTGATGCGCGTAGGCAACAACATCAGCCCCGAGCTATTCCGTAAGTTGCTAGAGGAGCTGTACGCAGCTCAGTCCTTGATCAAAAAACCGCCGGGAGCGGACGAGATCTAA